One stretch of Chroococcidiopsis sp. CCMEE 29 DNA includes these proteins:
- a CDS encoding DUF305 domain-containing protein — protein MIHRALIAILLAVSIAFGLGVNLALAHELGHVHPASSTQLGEEFAAFAQAMAAGMDKMMKDMHRPGMTGDPDVDFLAMMIPHHEGAVEMARLVLIYGRDPLARQLAEEMIASQQVEIAAMQSRLSTLKQGINLNPDGFPAIGGIRGIHIR, from the coding sequence ATGATACATCGAGCATTAATCGCTATTCTTCTCGCAGTATCGATCGCGTTTGGATTAGGAGTGAATCTAGCACTGGCGCATGAACTAGGACACGTTCATCCTGCATCATCCACCCAATTGGGCGAAGAGTTTGCTGCTTTCGCCCAAGCGATGGCAGCGGGTATGGATAAGATGATGAAAGACATGCACCGCCCTGGTATGACTGGCGACCCAGATGTTGATTTTCTTGCCATGATGATTCCGCACCACGAGGGTGCTGTAGAAATGGCACGCTTGGTACTGATCTACGGCAGAGATCCTTTAGCACGTCAGCTGGCTGAGGAAATGATCGCATCCCAGCAAGTGGAGATTGCGGCTATGCAATCTAGGCTCTCAACTCTCAAACAAGGTATCAACCTCAATCCAGATGGCTTTCCAGCAATTGGCGGCATACGAGGAATTCACATTCGTTAA